In Triticum aestivum cultivar Chinese Spring chromosome 5B, IWGSC CS RefSeq v2.1, whole genome shotgun sequence, the following proteins share a genomic window:
- the LOC123113612 gene encoding uncharacterized protein, with product MCEGRRPGHATRPPWALAAELRRREAAADARLAAARARLAEALAELERARARAAELQRRLEENYGKRRRLKRVVAATRSRIHETRALLQDRQDPPPPQQQQQLPAESDPTS from the coding sequence ATGTGCGAGGGGCGGCGCCCCGGGCACGCGACCCGGCCGCCGTGGGCGCTGGCGGCGGAGCTGCGGCGGAGGGAGGCCGCGGCGGAcgcgcggctggcggcggcgcgggcgcggctggCCGAGGCGCTGGCGGAGCTGGAGCGGGCCCGGGCGCGCGCCGCCGAGCTGCAGCGCCGCCTGGAGGAGAACTACGGCAAGCGGCGCCGGCTCAAGCGGGTGGTGGCCGCCACCCGCTCCCGGATCCACGAGACCCGCGCGCTCCTCCAGGACCGCCAggacccgccgccgccgcagcagcagcagcagctccccGCCGAATCCGATCCCACCTCCTAG